A stretch of Arachis hypogaea cultivar Tifrunner chromosome 15, arahy.Tifrunner.gnm2.J5K5, whole genome shotgun sequence DNA encodes these proteins:
- the LOC112749612 gene encoding autophagy-related protein 8f: MAKSYFKQEHDLEKRRAEAARIREKYPDRIPVIVEKAERSDIPSIDKKKYLVPADLTVGQFVYVIRKRIKLSAEKAIFIFVDNVLPPTGAIMSAVYEEKKDEDGFLYVTYSGENTFGDLTSHIH; this comes from the exons ATGGCAAAGAGCTACTTCAAACAAGAGCATGATCTTG agaagagaagagcagAGGCCGCAAGGATTAGGGAGAAATACCCAGACAGGATCCCG GTGATTGTTGAAAAGGCCGAAAGAAGTGACATCCCAAGTATTGACAAGAAGAA GTATCTGGTCCCTGCTGACCTGACAGTGGGACAGTTTGTGTATGTTATCCGCAAAAGGATTAAATTAAGTGCTGAAAAGGCCATCTTCATTTTTGTAGACAATGTACTTCCTCCTACAGGAGCAATTATGTCTGCCGTATatgaagagaagaaggatgaAGATGGCTTTCTTTATGTAACATACAGTGGCGAGAACACATTTGGGGATCTCACTTCCCACATTCATTAG
- the LOC112746903 gene encoding uncharacterized protein produces the protein MSSLSLLVLLLFTVSSHACTARPLTIKPSANCHFHQEVEKDKDKVKLLETITTTSSNLKGKQDVYGSCSSTSSTWKQMVVVDVPSGASFQKDSPSSLAIKEERRHEQTRSMLGPASHHSQETEEEEAIVEMADYAQPHRKPPIHNDKP, from the exons atgtcttctctttctcttcttgtgcTTCTCTTGTTCACAGTTTCTTCCCATGCATGCACCGCCCGTCCTCTTACTATAAAACCCTCTGCAAACTGCCACTTTCATCAG GAAGTAGAGAAAGACAAAGACAAGGTAAAGTTGTTGGAGACGATAACTACTACTTCATCAAATTTAAAGGGAAAACAAGATGTTTATGGGAGTTGTAGCAGTACATCATCAACTTGGAAACAAATGGTCGTCGTTGATGTTCCATCAG GGGCATCTTTTCAAAAGGACTCGCCATCCTCTCTTGCAATAAAG GAGGAGAGGAGGCATGAACAGACACGCTCAATGCTGGGACCTGCAAGCCACCATTCTCAGGAGACAGAGGAGGAAGAAGCCATTGTTGAGATGGCGGATTACGCCCAACCCCATCGCAAACCACCCATTCACAATGACAAGCCCTGA